One part of the Lotus japonicus ecotype B-129 chromosome 2, LjGifu_v1.2 genome encodes these proteins:
- the LOC130736512 gene encoding uncharacterized protein LOC130736512, giving the protein MFQRRRGGGRHSGGRSQAHVVRPELEGEASSDGASVAVRSHATTVSEVQVQPGVTVRSGLDLKAKLPSPDTDALGDQQADTPARAPDNALGASSAELKQVLDTIQAVQRQYEHLHAQVEYLNQMRDLRRGQRVDAEDVVDFQPFAPIVAAVEIPEHLQTLTLDMYGGDTDPIDHLRYFNTKMVIGGATDAVKCILLPSTFKNVAMTWFIKQPPYSISNFTDLSTKFLTQFSANQTQKVTPADLFNIRQHVGERIKTCMARFSRVSVQLEDASPEVCVATFKNGLRCGSLNKDLTRRPAKDMMDLRAKAQEFILVEQDEQTKKDRDNWRTQPEATIEKGRGSKDQRPAQTPRQPRPMPYPSGRQGPQGNTWHPNAPPTLASQGGNAPAQGQQTKLNAPLSTILRAVRQTNVVQYPRPPRRPPANVDTTKWCEFHKTMGHTTDNCWTLRKEIERLIKAGHLANFVLGENAQCEAVKAVGGGSSKGKKVVKDLGVPAGSCSSIAGGFGGGRLSCRGRKRYVEAVNSVHKAYEGECWLNHTPITFTPKDFDHVIPHDNDPIVVTLRVNNYITKKVFLDQGSSADIIYGDAFERLGLKETDLKPYTGCLVGFTGDRAKVRGYVELATTFGEGEFVKKFQAKYLVLPCKATYNVLLGRDTLNKMRAIISTAHLTVKYPACNGKIGILRVDQEAARACYAESLALYGKKAAKEAHRITEIFPHEDFNLDPRDDSEELGPQPAEETNLFRCLGVL; this is encoded by the coding sequence ATGTTTCAACGCCGTCGTGGTGGTGGCCGTCATAGTGGAGGCAGAAGCCAAGCTCACGTGGTCCGACCTGAGCTGGAGGGAGAAGCTTCCTCAGATGGAGCCTCGGTGGCAGTAAGATCTCACGCCACCACGGTTTCAGAAGTTCAGGTACAGCCAGGTGTGACTGTTAGGTCAGGTTTGGACCTTAAAGCGAAGCTTCCTAGCCCGGATACAGACGCTTTGGGTGATCAGCAGGCTGACACACCTGCGCGGGCGCCGGATAATGCGTTGGGAGCGTCATCTGCTGAATTGAAGCAAGTGTTGGACACCATACAGGCGGTGCAACGCCAGTATGAGCACTTACATGCTCAAGTAGAGTATCTTAACCAAATGCGTGATCTGAGGCGTGGACAACGTGTGGATGCTGAGGACGTGGTTGATTTTCAGCCTTTTGCGCCCATTGTAGCTGCCGTGGAGATTCCGGAGCACTTGCAGACTTTGACGCTGGATATGTATGGGGGCGACACTGACCCAATCGATCATTTACGGTATTTTAATACTAAGATGGTCATTGGAGGGGCGACTGATGCGGTAAAGTGCATATTATTGCCTTCCACATTTAAGAACGTGGCAATGACTTGGTTTATCAAACAGCCTCCGTATTCCATTTCAAACTTCACCGATTTGTCGACAAAGTTCTTAACACAATTTTCAGCCAATCAAACTCAAAAGGTGACCCCGGCTGATTTGTTCAACATTCGTCAACACGTGGGCGAGCGCATCAAAACATGCATGGCTCGTTTCAGTCGAGTCTCAGTTCAGTTAGAGGACGCTAGTCCAGAAGTATGTGTGGCGACCTTCAAGAACGGACTCAGGTGTGGATCGTTGAACAAGGACCTAACTAGAAGACCAGCCAAGGACATGATGGACCTACGTGCCAAAGCACAGGAATTCATCCTGGTGGAACAAGATGAACAGACCAAAAAAGATAGAGACAACTGGCGTACCCAACCTGAAGCTACAATAGAAAAAGGGCGTGGTTCGAAAGATCAGCGTCCAGCCCAAACGCCGCGCCAGCCTAGGCCCATGCCATATCCATCAGGAAGACAGGGGCCACAAGGTAACACTTGGCATCCGAATGCTCCGCCCACTCTAGCAAGCCAGGGAGGAAATGCACCCGCCCAAGGGCAACAAACCAAATTGAACGCTCCTCTTAGTACGATCTTGCGGGCGGTCAGACAGACAAATGTAGTTCAGTACCCAAGGCCACCTAGGCGACCTCCTGCAAATGTGGACACTACCAAGTGGTGTGAATTTCATAAAACCATGGGACACACTACGGATAATTGCTGGACTTTGCGCAAAGAAATTGAGAGATTGATTAAAGCAGGTCACTTGGCAAACTTCGTCTTAGGTGAAAACGCACAGTGTGAAGCTGTCAAGGCCGTCGGGGGTGGCTCATCAAAAGGAAAGAAAGTAGTAAAGGATTTGGGAGTGCCCGCTGGGTCGTGCTCGTCAATCGCTGGAGGATTTGGTGGCGGGCGTTTATCTTGTAGAGGGCGAAAAAGGTATGTAGAGGCGGTGAATTCAGTTCACAAAGCCTATGAAGGGGAATGTTGGTTGAACCACACTCCTATCACTTTCACACCTAAAGACTTTGATCATGTGATTCCACATGACAATGATCCAATAGTGGTGACTTTGCGAGTGAACAATTATATCACTAAGAAAGTCTTTTTGGACCAAGGTAGTTCAGCGGACATCATTtatggcgatgcatttgaaAGGTTGGGTTTGAAGGAGACAGACTTGAAGCCATATACAGGATGTTTAGTGGGGTTCACCGGCGACCGAGCCAAAGTCAGAGGATATGTGGAGTTGGCGACGACTTTTGGAGAAGGGGAATTTGTGAAAAAATTCCAAGCGAAGTATTTAGTTCTTCCATGCAAGGCGACGTACAATGTACTTTTGGGGCGCGATACTTTAAACAAAATGCGCGCTATAATCTCAACCGCCCATTTAACAGTAAAGTATCCAGCTTGTAATGGAAAAATTGGAATTTTAAGGGTAGATCAAGAGGCTGCAAGAGCATGTTATGCTGAAAGTCTGGCGCTTTATGGTAAAAAGGCGGCCAAGGAGGCTCATCGTATCACGGAAATCTTTCCACATGAAGATTTTAATTTGGATCCACGTGATGACTCAGAGGAATTGGGACCTCAGCCTGCGGAAGAGACAAATCTATTCAGGTGTCTGGGTGTGCTTTGA
- the LOC130738122 gene encoding GPI ethanolamine phosphate transferase 3-like, producing METRRRNGGKWQYIWPMWTTLLLHLIAILIFTTGFLLTRTELPYHSHCSDDVSHSPCFSPSSSHNNGSCWTKPSINRLVVIVLDAIRFDFVAPSTFFPESKAWMDKLPVLKNVAVSRPSSARIFKAIADPPTTSLQRLKGLMTGGLPTFVDVGNSFGAPAIVEDNFINQLVQNGKKVVMMGDDTWTQLFPHHFERSYPYPSFNVKDLDTVDNGCIDHLFPSLYEEDWDVLIAHFLGVDHAGHIFGVDSTPMIEKLEQYNTLLERVIEVLDNQSAPGNLHENTLLVVLGDHGQTLNGDHGGGSAEEVETALFAMSFKEPLSSVPPEFVSASCQPDLDGKNVCISTMQQLDFAVTMSALLGVPFPYGSIGRINPELYALGSWNFDASQELSKSDLWMQNYAHALCINSWQVKRYVDAYSVSSAVGFSHDDLSQIASAYAQAENWLHSTKKLLLDRHIGSDKIVPALMKQMDAYFNFLTTVAELARSKWTEFDLNLMGAGIGVMLVSLIFQVFAILRVNKQHGVTSPSPGSSLITSASTFTFFLLGIRACSFLSNSFILEEGKVANFLLSTSGIVALRHSIIKEKLLIESIGFLILSTFCRFAVEVGLSKQAATSAFMKDYTSWIVNTLDLPVWDYAAKVVPMLVLILLALWLYKVTKGNFFDWPWMYAILVTILSYMLIILHWITESNEYVAVLIPQSIGRNYIPRIIYILASGQLLLLAFGRIFKHTSLDCKKNIVAKTTAMLSALSSTVILLSGKQGPVIALASIVGGYCIMRLDNIVEPRKDGSHRSFAVMQWSLLATCLFFCSGHWCAFDGLRYGAAFIGFEEFKLVRQAILLTIDTFGFSIILPVFGLPFLVATKYQANLGKHFLFTKLSQIYTTYGLITATMTTFTIVCVTIQRRHLMVWGLFAPKFVFDVFNLILTDVLICLASIYYFDEAKVDPQLKS from the exons ATGGAAACACGGCGGAGGAACGGCGGAAAGTGGCAATACATATGGCCGATGTGGACGACGCTACTGCTTCACCTCATCGCCATTCTTATCTTCACCACCGGCTTCCTCCTCACCCGAACCGAGCTTCCTTATCACAGCCACTGCTCCGACGACGTTTCACACTCCCCTTGcttctctccttcttcttctcacaACAATGGATCTTGCTGGACCAAACCTTCCATCAACCGTCTCGTCGTCATCGTTCTCGATGCTATCAG ATTTGATTTCGTTGCTCCTAGCACCTTCTTCCCAG AATCAAAAGCGTGGATGGATAAATTGCCGGTTCTGAAGAATGTGGCGGTTTCGCGTCCTTCCTCAGCTAGGATTTTCAAAGCCATTGCTGATCCACCTACCACGAGTTTGCAGCGCTTGAAG GGCTTGATGACAGGTGGACTTCCGACTTTTGTAGATGTTGGTAATAGCTTTGGTGCACCCGCTATTGTTGAGGATAACTTCATAAATCAG TTGGTTCAAAATGGGAAGAAAGTTGTTATGATGGGGGATGATACATGGACTCAGTTATTTCCTCACCATTTTGAAAGATCATATCCGTACCCCTCTTTTAACGTCAAAGATCTTGATACG GTTGACAATGGATGCATTGACCACTTATTTCCATCTCTATATGAAGAAGATTGGGATGTCCTTATTGCACATTTTCTTGGAGTG GATCATGCTGGACATATATTTGGGGTCGACTCCACTCCGATGATAGAAAAGTTGGAACAGTACAATACCCTTTTAGAG AGAGTTATTGAAGTGCTGGATAATCAGTCTGCACCTGGGAacttacatgaaaatactttgcTTGTGGTATTGGGTGACCATGGACAAACCCTTAATGGTGATCATGGCGGCGGGAGTGCTGAAGAG GTGGAAACTGCCTTGTTTGCTATGAGTTTTAAGGAGCCTCTTTCCTCTGTGCCACCAGAATTTGTTTCTGCTTCTTGTCAACCAGACTTG GACGGGAAGAATGTTTGTATCAGCACCATGCAACAG CTTGACTTTGCAGTAACGATGTCAGCATTGCTTGGCGTGCCTTTCCCTTATGGAAG TATTGGTCGCATCAATCCTGAACTATACGCTTTAGGTAGTTGGAATTTTGATGCCTCTCAAGAGCTGTCAAAATCAGATCTTTGGATGCAGAATTATGCTCATGCACTGTGCATAAATTCTTGGCAG GTGAAGAGATATGTGGATGCTTACTCAGTTTCATCAGCTGTTGGATTCTCCCATGATGACTTATCCCAAATTGCAAGTGCTTATGCTCAAGCAGAGAATTGGTTGCACTCTACCAAAAAGCTGCTGCTCGATAGACACATTGGCAGTGATAAAATAGTACCTGCACTTATGAAGCAAATGGATGCATACTTCAATTTTCTTACAACAGTCGCTGAGTTAGCTCGGTCTAAATGGACTGAGTTTGACTTGAACTTGATGGGTGCTGGCATTGGAGTCATGTTAGTGTCGCTTATATTTCAAGTATTTGCCATTTTAAGGGTGAACAAGCAGCATGGTGTAACTTCACCATCACCTGGAAGTTCTTTGATTACCAGTGCCTCAACTTTTACATTCTTTTTACTGGGAATACGTGCTTGTAGTTTCCTTTCAAACAGTTTTATTT TGGAGGAAGGGAAAGTAGCAAATTTTCTTTTGAGCACATCTGGGATTGTGGCATTACGCCATTCAATCATCAAGGAGAAGCTGCTAATAGAA AGTATTGGATTTCTTATTTTGAGCACCTTTTGTCGATTTGCCGTTGAAGTTGGACTGTCCAAGCAAGCTGCCACATCTGCTTTCATGAAAGATTACACTTCATGGATTGTCAATACCTTAGATTTACCTGTTTGGGACTATGCAGCTAAAGTTGTACCAATGCTAGTGCTGATTCTGTTGGCATTGTGGCTTTACAAGGTCACCAAGGGCAACTTCTTTGATTGGCCATGGATGTATGCGATACTGGTTACTATCTTGAGTTATATGCTAATTATTCTGCATTGGATCACAGAGAGTAATGAATATGTTGCAGTGCTGATACCTCAAAGCATTGGAAGAAATTATATCCCTAGAATCATTTATATTCTTGCTTCGGGACAGTTGTTATTACTGGCATTTGGTCGAATATTTAAGCACACCAGTTTAGATTGCAAGAAAAACATAGTTGCAAAAACAACGGCCATGTTATCTGCTTTGAGTTCTACTGTCATTCTTCTTTCAGGAAAACAGGGTCCTGTGATTGCTTTGGCATCCATAGTTGGAG GTTATTGTATTATGAGGTTGGATAATATAGTAGAACCTCGTAAGGATGGATCTCATAGAAGTTTTGCTGTCATGCAATGGAGTCTCCTTGCCACATGTCTCTTTTTCTGCAGCGGTCACTG GTGTGCTTTTGATGGTCTCCGCTATGGTGCTGCATTTATAGG GTTTGAAGAATTTAAGCTTGTTCGCCAAGCAATCCTCCTTACAATAGATACCTTTGGCTTTTCTATCATCCTTCCGGTATTTGGACTCCCGTTTCTTGTAGCAACCAAGTATCAAGCTAATCTAGGAAAGCATTTTCTTTTCACTAAGTTATCGCAA ATTTATACAACATATGGGCTCATAACAGCAACTATGACCACTTTCACGATAGTATGTGTTACAATTCAAAGGCGGCACCTCATG GTTTGGGGTTTATTTGCTCCGAAGTTTGTCTTCGATGTGTTTAATCTCATTCTTACAGACGTGTTGATTTGTTTGGCCTCAATTTACTATTTCGATGAAGCGAAGGTTGACCCCCAACTGAAATCATAA